The DNA window TACCTTTTCTTCTGTTGaatgagaagaagaaaatgatgcTACTTCCTGTCATTTTTCTACATAAAGAGGCTTCCATGCTTGTTGGTTTGAATCCTTTGACAGAAGTCCCTTCCGTTGTTACCCAATTTGATattcctttgaagaaatgggTTCATGTTGGATGTGAGGTATGTAATATGTCAGTATTCGTTGCGTTTACATTGTATTCAACTGTTGATCTAATTCTTTGTTACCTCTTATATGATATTCAGGCCTCACAAAATAGTTTACGACTTCGTGTTAATGGGGAGATTGTAGGAGAGAAACATTTGTCGCCTGTTCTAAACGATGAATTGCATGCAGACGGCATGAAAAGAAGAGCTTTGCCTTGCATCATTGGAGAGTACCAAGGATTTCAGGGTTATGTTCATTTTGCAAAATTATCACCTTCAGGACTACCTTTAAAAACTCACTGCATTGAGGTCCAAATAACTTATTCAATGAAATCAAAGTTTTGTCCATGATCTCCAGATTATTGTGCTTGTATAGACATTTTCATTCCAACCatttatgtgtttttttttttgg is part of the Coffea eugenioides isolate CCC68of unplaced genomic scaffold, Ceug_1.0 ScVebR1_1877;HRSCAF=2808, whole genome shotgun sequence genome and encodes:
- the LOC113755970 gene encoding SH2 domain-containing protein A-like — its product is MVKILDGANVLEEMNYGLLKDLRVELKDSDTEENGAFCFSFWLYLANYGSPLPCGILHQEHIDINSSVPFLLLNEKKKMMLLPVIFLHKEASMLVGLNPLTEVPSVVTQFDIPLKKWVHVGCEASQNSLRLRVNGEIVGEKHLSPVLNDELHADGMKRRALPCIIGEYQGFQGYVHFAKLSPSGLPLKTHCIE